The sequence below is a genomic window from Ipomoea triloba cultivar NCNSP0323 chromosome 2, ASM357664v1.
GTAATATATGTACAGTTTTGAAAAATGAGGGGCTACATTTACACCACTGATAATTCAGgggtaacattgataattgacatattatggaggggtttaaattacaattttcccattattttattactatatactaaatttataaaatattaaatattatacaattattaaatattaaatatatttcttcaaaactgattttcattccttatcctattttatttatcgATATTTTTAATAGACACCATTTTTtcttgatctcatgacctcccatatgtgagagtcactacatgccatctgagcacaaggtactTAGCTAATAGAAACCatttaagaatgaatatattctatatttattgttccgtttcattaccaaaaaataaagttatgtcaTTTAATGTACTTGTTATTACACTCTCCAAGTCTCTATCCCATTGTATTTAcactttgtttttgttttttttttttttttgaaaaatgcattttacttgcactaNttttttttttttttttttttttgaaaaatgcattttacttgcactattTACTCTTCATtgtgtaaattaattatttttctttaatagaaatatcaattcatatatactaaaattattattattatatattaaatattagtatttaataaatattacatcaatttcatttttgggtAATGGTCGTGATCCCTAGCATATATATCAATTGCTTatattatgaattgcttataTTAGTTCGTGATTCCCTAGCGTATAGAATTGAATAATGACTGGAAATATAATAAGCATCCAAATACTCTTGATTTCCATTCATGTTTTCTACCATGTGTacgaaaaaaaaatgtaaactaAATATGTACCCTTTATATGGAAGTTGGTCAAAATAGAGgataaatattacataatataaatattgtaatatattagtaaatatattcttaccgtatacagtaaatagtaaaaaaaaaaaaaaaaaaccttctgaACAACTGATAAATATTCAACatattcttaataatatttagtaaatatattcttaccgtattttacataaatttaatttgtttattttatttaatatatattttttatgttttaaatttaaaattttatatttaataatatttttgatgtagtttacaaatatttaaattttatatagtaaaacttgactaaactaaatattgcaaaatactaaattgtaaAAATACGCAGAAtttgcaaataataatattaccaattatattatagaataacatacataatattaccaattattctattatgttattacctaattaatatgtcttttgtacacggtattatgttattacgttaatacgtaaatatagaaacaatattaccaagtaatagatattagttaatttctattttacattttcttaccaaataagctttattaattatttgaccaataaaatatttaattaattgactacaaaagtttagcgcaaattttactgtggaccatgcatcaaaacgacgtcgcttTGATTGATGAAAACAAACGGTTGAAACGGCCTCCGCTTCGCGCCGTtaactttcagtttatatacactgtagttacttttcaacacaactgtagttccttttttatataactgcagtttcattcgacattatacactcaaatatgtgaaactgttattcagtttcctttcaacacaaatacagtttcttttataatacactacagtttcctttcaacacaactacaatattattttgatataactacagtttcattggacaatatacactaaaaaatgtgaaactgttattcagtttcattttatatatacactactgtttcctttcaacacaactacaatttcatttctatataactatagtttcatttgataatataaaaacaaatgtgaggcagtatcttttgcgatgaactgtagtatcctttACGGAGCTCCATTACGACTTACGACATCCGTTTCTCCTACTTaatgaaacgacgtcgttttgtgaccatggtccaccgtataatgacTGAAAGTTTGGgcgaaaaaatgaaataggaggattttactgtTATATATAGTAAGTATAGATTGAAATAAGATATTCGTTCTTCAAGCAAACTAGAGCTCTTTAGAAAAAAATTGGGAAAGAAAAGAATATagaatatatgtaccattttaaaaattgataggCAACGTTTACAgttgggaggggcaatatatgtatcgttttgaaaattgatgggcaatatttacacaattaataatttaggggtgacattgataattgacatattatggagtggcataaattacaattttccctattttGAACTAAATAATGCAATATACACTCGCACACATGAAGGGAAAATTTTAATGTGGACCATTGTCCATGCAGCAACGTGAACGATGAAGTAAAACGAcgtattatcattttaattacactttgatTTCATTTGactatacattattttataaattatgtttatttgtttctttttccaCACATTggtttcattatagtaacgttgaagtattattttaattattcttcaagttcatttgacaatatatgttattgtgcgaactttgtttttttacttttattttttcatacaCACTAATTTCGGTATAACAACGctgaagtatcattttaattatatttcatgttTATTTGACTGTAAATGCTATTGTATGAGTTATATTTTCTAGTTTCattttcacacacactagtgtcattatagtaatgttaaagtatcattttaattacacttcagattcatttgacaatatatggtATTGCATgagctatttttttaatttcattttccccacacactagtttcattataacaacactaaagtatcattttaattctattgcaattttatttgacaatatacatatatgtaacgTGATACGCCATTGGGTCACAAtaacaggaaaaagaaaaaggaaaaaaatgacaGCGTATTGAATTATGGTTAACATAGCTCTGTGTAGATTGCATAATCCAACGTATAACAACTACAGATGAAGGGCTCTTGTTTTCGTTTTACCCCAgacctataaaatgatagggcTGATCTTCTACTACACTCAAATAGTTTTGAAGCAAACTAACTTGTTGTAAATGAAATGATCCATATAAGCTAATTCAATTTAGGTCTATTAATTTATCCAACACTATTATTAGGGTGTGTTAGGTTCATacatgggtatcaaatacttggtaattgtaatgagttttggtgaaagtattttgcatgtttggtagcagggtggaatgtgaatgattattaacaGTTGTGGAAGAGGAGGATGAAGGGAAATGAaatccttattttattaggggatgtgttttgcaattaatgAGGTAATCAAAAcgcatagtagtgttctaaaatctgtcaatcaaacaataacaatgactttgatactcattcctgattactaaacctgtcaaccaaacacacccttagtgttagtttttttttacttttggatAGTCAACGACTAGTCAACACGTACTACCGTTAAATTAACGAGCATATGGAAAAAATATTGCTTGTGAATAGTGAAAATTGCTCTCCCTCTTCTCATGTATGATGgtttatttatgcatattttgaacctagagccctacaaggaatagAATTCTAGACTTCCTCATATTggtagttattattatattaggaataatatgcCCTAATCCTACTACATGAGTCCAATCGTTATTATATTTTGGATAATAAGCTCAATTCTTATTAAACTCTAAGTTGCTTCGTACTGTATATCCTTTTTGGACTTCTTGATCCAGTTACCTTCTCGGGTCGATCTTTATAGCCCTAACCCAGTATACCATCCATCaattaatatttgtaaagtagtgtgtatatatatatatatatatatatatatatatatatatatatatatatatatatatatatatatatatatatatatatataNNNNNNNNNNNNNNNNNNNNNNNNNNNNNNNNNNNNNNNNNNNNNNNNNNNNNNNNNNNNNNNNNNNNNNNNNNNNNNNNNNNNNNNNNNNNNNNNNNNNNNNNNNNNNNNNNNNNNNNNNNNNNNNNNNNNNNNNNNNNNNNNNNNNNNNNNNNNNNNNNNNNNNNNNNNNNNNNNNNNNNNNNNNNNNNNNNNNNNNNNNNNNNNNNNNNNNNNNNNNNNNNNNNNNNNNNNNNNNNNNNNNNNNNNNNNNNNNNNNNNNNNNNNNNNNNNNNNNNNNNNNNNNNNNNNNNNNNNNNNNNNNNNNNNNNNNNNNNNNNNNNNNNNNNNNNNNNNNNNNNNNNNNNNNNNNNNNNNNNNNNNNNNNNNNNNNNNNNNNNNNNNNNNNNNNNNNNNNNNNNNNNNNNNNNNNNNNNNNNNNNNNNNNNNNNNNNNNNNNNNNNNNNNNNNNNNNNNNNNNNNNNNNNNNNNNNNNNNNNNNNNNNNNNNNNNNNNNNNNNNNNNNNNNNNNNNNNNNNNNNNNNNNNNNNNNNNNNNNNNNNNNNNNNNNNNNNNNNNNNNNNNNNNNNNNNNNNNNNNNNNNNNNNNNNNNNNNNNNNNNNNNNNNNNNNNNNNNNNNNNNNNNNNNNNNNNNNNNNNNNNNNNNNNNNNNNNNNNNNNNNNNNNNNNNNNNNNNNNNNNNNNNNNNNNNNNNNNNNNNNNNNNNNNNNNNNNNNNNNNNNNNNNNNNNNNNNNNNNNNNNNNNNNNNNNNNNNNNNNNNNNNNNNNNNNNNNNNNNNNNNNNNNNNNNNNNNNNNNNNNNNNNNNNNNNNNNNNNNNNNNNNNNNNNNNNNNNNNNNNNNNNNNNNNNNNNNNNNNNNNNNNNNNNNNNNNNNNNNNNNNNNNNNNNNNNNNNNNNNNNNNNNNNNNNNNNNNNNNNNNNNNtatatatatatatatatatatatatatatatatatatatatatatatatatatatatatatatatatatatatatatatataaagcttaatAGGACTATATTGGTTTTGCCTGCCACTATTTCTAAAGTCTTAAAAGTGCTTTTGTTCCAAGTTGTCTTGTCATCAACGTACTTGTTGATTGCCTTTGTAATTCACCATTTCATATGCAGTGTAAAAGTTGGGACAAACATTATGTCATTAAAAGTAGACATGAGCAGAACTTTTGATAGTGTAAAAGTTGGGACAAAGTTCTTTTACTTAAAATATCTTTTGCTTAATTAGTTTGCCCTGGCCTTTCATAAAATGTCCTTGTTAAATTATCGTCTATTTCTTTTtggattaaatatttaaatattttcaatggtatCCAATGCAATTAGTTAAAACTCATGATATATAGGCATCCAACAAGGATCGGAGATCATTTCTCACCTAAAAGCTATTTATAAAGAGGGAATAAGATGAGAACCATAGTTTTGGGAATGATCTTATTATCGatcaatccattgtatttaaaATACAGAAAGATAATGTATTTATAAGGATATAAAGAGTCTTAGTCAGGATAAGAATCATAATTGATATATTCTCAATAATACATGAAGAAGGAGAAGGAATTATAGTGTtcgtataaatgtataatatagagtcctaatacgCCCCATGCTTAAGGTTCTCTATTGAGAGCATTGAACTTGTCCCTTAGATCATTTAACAGTGTTGTGGTTAGTGACTTGGTGAAGATGTTTGCCAATTGGCATTTTTGTAGATATATAATTTACTTGTAGTTCCTTTGCTATCATAAAGAAGATGATAGTCGTTGAGTTGATCAATTGTCACAGGTTCTTTAGTGATCAATGAGAAGATTCTTGCGTGATACTGAGGGTGGAGGCCTTTGAACAAATAGAGATAATGCTCATCCAATCCAATTGGTTAATTGACCAGTGTCGGCAAGTAGTCCAATTAAAATCTTGACTTTGTCATGATACTCGTCGTGGAGTTTTCTTGGCGCAAAGACGGTAGCTAGCAAAGTAGACTCAGATAACGTGCCCGAGAGGAGGACCCAAATGCAACTTCAATAGCTTGCCACATGCCCGAAACGTGGTATGCCTCACGTGCCGATAACAATTCTTTATAAAATCTATATCCTAATATTTACTACATAAAATAACATGTCCCTATagaccactcaatgttagaaaacgcaccacaatgaaaatacacaaaaacacaccacacatccaaaataatgcaccataactcccctgctcctaatggtgcatttgctaacactgtgtggtatatatttgcatacctagtagtgtgttttttggtgatgcgtacctaatgatacatatttgtgtggtgcattttctaacattgagtggtgtatatttgtatacatagtgaaGCGGTCGCACTGACCGCATGTTAAGGGGCGActacacctgattatgaccctatatatatatatatataaattattacacGAATTCTTTATTAACTCATAGCAAGGTTAGTCAATATACAATTagctaattaaaataaatatttcccCTTTTCCCCCTAAtttttacaccaaaaaattaatattttgtggTAATTTTAGTAGGTTAAAAtgatcattttttatatttgaaaaacaTCAATttaatgaacagatactacattgtaaccgagtcaatagtactaaaaaaaaaacatccatTTACGTACTAACCTTTATTTTTACTCAacgcaataataataataataattttattattattattattattattattattattattattattattattattatattaaaggtatatatattcacttaTTATGTAGCTTATTTTAATAACATCTTTTAATTTGTGGCGGACCAATTACTTATTagtaaaaatagtattttttttattatagataaaGTCACATCaaagaatgaaaatagaaagtgattttaaggggggaaagtatcaaacttttttttattatttaattaagacCAAGAGTTGGctgtcattttatttttacttacaaccgttaaatatttaatattttgtaaaatttacgaattttaaattttagagattagatttaaatatttaatgttaGATCAATTTTCTTCGTTTAACTCTGTggttacttttttattttttattgttacaATATTAAACTATCCAatgtggttttcaaaaaaaaaaaaaaaagaagaaaaaaactatccaatgttttattgtttttaatttttttttgccacTAGAAGTTCTGCACTTCTGCTGACCGAATTTCCACTATAAAAAGGCATTCAAACCTAATCTAACCAGATTTCGGTCATAATAAAtgtattacatattatatatttttaaaagattttactTTTTCACGGCATTGCCTTTGTCCATATTAGATAGAGAGTGTGTTTCTTTTTTACTGGAAGCTTGAATTGTAAAATTTAGAGGCTCTTTTTTGTGTGTATGGAGGtgtaaaacaaatttaaaaaatgagtctGAAAAAACTTGACTCGCTTGAGTGAATTTGCTAGGTGATTTGGCGTTTCAAGAGTtatatattaattctaatttaaacttataatttaatatgtaaccaacaattttatttcttactaATATAGGGGGTTATGAATCTTGTTTATTGAATGCTATTAGTGCTATTAAATTTTCTCCTATAAAAACGTGTGTTGGGTGTTGGCCATAACGATTTTGCATGCTGAtttgagaattttaatttttttttttttttaaatttttgatctCTCATAAATCATTCTTCTAAGTTGAAATCTGCCAACACACTttgattaaaaattatgaaGTGCTCACTTTAGTAAGTTCAttgaaagtattatatttgagtgcTCAAATATACTGTTGTAATCCTTTTTATTTTGGGAGACTGACGCTAGAATGCTTTTAACATTATTAGGAGGTAGCAAATCAATTTTAAAGAGAGTGTGCGATACATGTGACTTGGATTTTcgttttgaattattttttgagaaattcaaatcccgttatattttttatttgatttatcaacttataatgaaactagtgtgtaaaaataaaattaaaaagtatagctcataaaaaacatatattgtcaaaaaaTGAACGTGAactgtaattaaaatgatattctttttttttttttgaaaacaaagtaGCAAGATATATTAATCGAAAAACTCAGAAATAGAGTCGGGCGGGACAGAGTCCCAGTACATCGAAATCAGTAGATGAAAAAGCCAAAGTGGCTAGAGAGTGTGCAATTGTATTTGCTGAACGAGCTACCCAATCGACTCGACAATAGCTGAAAGTTGACATAGCTTCCTTGCAAGCATCAATAATGAGACCAGCGTAGGAACGATTTGATGAGTCCTTTGCTGCCAACCCTTGGCGAAGCTGCAAACAATCTGTAAAAAGGTGAACATCTCCAACATCTTTGCGTCTCAGCCAGGCCAACACTTCCCTGCATGCTGCAGCTTCGGCTATCAAAGTTGTGAAACAATCCGGGAGCAAACTTGCGCACGCCATTATGAATTCTCCGTCGTGTGATAACAGCACAGCTCCAAAAGTGCTTCGCATGGAACCGGCGTGATGTCCTGCATCGAAGAAGCAGCGCCTCCGGTTGGTCGACGGGAGTGCTACGGCGTCGATGGGAGCTTGCTGCGTATTCGGCAGTGTGTGAGCAGCAGGTGTGGCATGACAATGGACCTCCTTCCATGCATGCAAAGCAGATGAGGCCTGCAATGCAACCCTTCTTGGCCACAGTAAGTTGTGCTCCTAGACAGCTGTATTCCTTGCACGACAGATATTGTAGAGAACTGCCACAGCCAAGCCCACATTCTCCTCAGTCAATATAGTTAAAGCATTTGAAAACCAAAGACAAAAATTATCACCAGGAATAGATGACAAGGGTAATGAAGCCTCATGCCAAACCAAATGTGAATAGTCACACAAAACAAGTGCATGCATAACATCTTCATTAGCTAGCCCACACTTAGGACATGAGGGGTTCACTTCCACTCTTTTTAACAACAAGTTTGTAGTTACAGGGAGAATGTCATTGATTGCTCTCCACAAGAAAATCTTCCATTTTGGGGTACCTTTATCTTCTATAAGGGATTCCATTTATCAAAGGCCATGGGGTTATCCCCAAACTCTCCCAACAAATATCTATAGCCTCCCTTGACTGTGTAGCAACCCCTTGGGTCACCATGCCAGAACCAAGAATCCTCATAGACAGGAGAAATTGGAATTTTTGTAATACGGTTCACATCACTAGGGAGGAAAATATCCCAGAGAATTGAGTGATCCCATGAGCCAGTGTCTTCATTGATTAAACCAGAAACCAGTGAACCATTTAGTGTTGGTGGCATGGGGCAATGAATCATGGGGGTAGGGTCATCAGGCAACCAGGGGTGCCCCCAGATCAATGTTGATTTCCCGTCCCCGATCCTGCGTCTTACACCATTACAGACCATATCATGAGAGGCCATAATACTACGCCAACAGAAACTCGGGCAATTTCCCAGGGTGGCATCAATAAACGAGGACTTAGGAAAGTACCTAGCCTTGTAAATTTTTGCCACAAGTGAATTGGGTTTAATTAAAAATCGGCCAAGCCTGTTTTCCCAACATGGCCAAATTGAATGCTCGTAGATCTTTGAAACCCAGGCCTCCAAACTTTTTAGGCATGCACATGCTATTCCAAGCTTTCCAATGAATTCTCCTATCCGTACCAGAATCCCACCAATAACCATTCATAGTTCTTTCAATAGATTGACACACAGAATCTGGTAATAAGAACACACTCATTGAGAATGTGGGCATTGCCTGGGCCACACTTTTCAATAAGATCTCCTTACCCGTCTGTGATAACAGTTTCTTATTCCAAGCCCCAACCCTCTACTTAATTTTATCCTCTATGTACGTAAAAGCAGCCTTTTATTCCTTCCAACAAAAGCAGGTAGGCCCAAATATTTCCCAAAGTTGGGAGCCTGAGAGACACCTAACACCTGAGCCACCACCTCCCGCTGTTCATCCAGTGTATTCCTACTGAAACAGACACTGGATTTATGAAAGTTCATAGCCTGACCTGACAAGGTTTCATACTCCGTTAGACACTGCTTGACAATCCCAGCTTCGTGAGCATTTGCTTTAAAGAACAGGAGgctatcatctgcaaaaaacaaATGAGAAATAGGAGGGGCACCCCTAGCGACCCTACAGCCATGTATGACGCCTTCTCTCTGAGCCTTTTGTAAGAGCAGAGACAATCCCTCCGCACAGATAATAAACAGATATGGGGACAGAGGGTCACCCTGTCTTAAACCTCTGGTTGGAATAACCTGACCTCCATTAGCCCCATTTACCAAAATGTTATACGTAACCGTAGTGACACATAACATAATTAGGTTCACCCATCTTTCATCAAAACCTAGAGCATGCAACATTCTTCGCAAGAAAGACCATTCCATCCGGTCATATGCTTTTGCCATATCAAGTTTCAAAGCCCCCCAGCCAGTCAAACCACACTGCTTCCTATTAAGATAGTGACCAATCTCGGTTGCCACCAGAATGTTATCCGTGATGAGTCTATCAGGTATAAATGCACTCTGAGACTCCGAGATAATGTCTCCAAGTAAATGTTTCATCTTATTTGCCAGCACCTTAGCCAAGATCTTATACACCACATTACATAGTGCAATGGGTCTGAGATCTGAAACAGTCTCCGGGATGTGTTTCTTAGGAATTAAAACAACATTGGTGTCGTTAAGGCCCTCGGGGAGAGAGCATGAATTCAGACACTCAATCACAAACGCAGACACATCGCCTCCAAGGACATCCCAATAACGCTGATAGAACCCCGGATTCATCCCATCGGGTCCTGGAGCCTTGTCAGGGAACATCGAAAACAAAGCTGCCTTTACCTCATCATGAGTGAAAGGGCGGAGCAAAGCGTCATTATCTGCTTGTGTAACGCGTGGGGAGATTGACTCATAGAAAGAATTCATAGCAGCCGACCCTCTCGATCGaaatatatcatcaaaataagCAAGCACAATAGGATTCATAGCCTCCCCCTCAACCCAGGccccattttcatttttaagtttagataacaaatttttctttttccgaGCAGAGGCATACCTGTGATAGAAGCGAGTGTTTGCGTCCGCACCCTTCAACCAGTGTTGCTTGGCACGTTGTCTCCAAAACACATCTTCTTGGGCCTCAAGACGAGACAAACGATCTTCAATACGTTGGTACTCAGCCAATGAAGCTGGGTCCCTACGACCATGCAAAGCCAGCTGACTTCTCTTTAAATGGCGAATCTACTCACCAAACTTGTGAAAGTGTTCACCTCCCCACTTCGACAAGCGGTCAGCACAAACCTTGAGGCAGTCCATCACTCCATTCTCCCTCCCTTCGAGCCATGCAGCCTCCACAACCCCTCTGTAGCCCTCGTCTAGCAGCCAGGCCATTTCAAATTTAAAGCATCTTGGCTCACCACGCCTCCCTCTCCCGGCATGCACGTCGAGAAACAACATTGAATGATCTGATGATCGTGCTTTTATGTTCTCAACAGAATGCGTATCATGGATGGTGCACCACCTATTAGTAGCAAGGACCTTATCTAACCTTTCCTCAATCCACCCTTCGGTTCCACGTCCCCTTTCCCACGTGAATTGATACCCCCGCATCGGCAGCTGAACCAGATCACAGGCATGAACCGTTTCCCCAAAACCACGCAGGAGACTATCGGGGTGAGGGTTGCCCCTGCGCTTCTCTGACTGGTATAAGAGATCATTAAAATCTCCAAGTACCACCCAAGGGAGCGAAGAGCGATGTGCTAGACTCGTAAGTAGCTCCCATGATTCCTTCCTCTTACTCCGCTCCGGCTTCCCGTAAAAACATGTCATACACCAAGCTGCCAACCTCTCCTTCACTACCTCCACATCAATGTGATTCCTCGAGTAACTTAACAATCTGGCTGTGCAATTCCGCCTCCAAAGCAGAGCCAAACCCCCGCTCAATCCTACATtatcaacaaaaaacaaaccatcaaactataatgaaactagtatgTGTAGAAAAGGAAACTAAAAAGTAGAGTTCATGCAATAACgcgtatattgtcaaatgaacttgaagtgtatttaaaatgatatttcatcattattttaatgaAACTAGTGcgtgtaaaaaataaaactaaaaacattattcatatataataacgtatatattatattgtcaaatgaaactaaagtataattaaaataatatgaatgttatttgacaaaaacttgtgtgagaccgtctcacgggtctcaatccgtgagacagatatgatatttgattaatgaagtcAAAGATATGacccattaataaaaaaaatttgacccATTACTCCATGATCCGACAAGTCTACCCATTTTATTTCATAGTCCACGCTGCTAcatgcatggaccatggtctacaataaAATTTACCATACAAATTACCCCTCCTAAATTTCTCGTAATATTCACCTCCCCCTCCCTTTATGTGGCTTGTATTCATTTAGTGCTATAAATTGACTGcctccaaatatttttaattaaaaattaaataattcaattagaTGATGTGACATTAGGaattaggaataaattaaataaaaaaaacacttcaCGCATGCGttttatcattaaaataattcaCAAGCCCGTTGGTAGAGCTTATTTGGTAGATGGACGAATACAAATGAATAAAACTTATATAATTATCGTTATGCATCCCTCACGCCTCAGCCAAGTGGCCCAcctaagcaaaaaaaaaaaaaaagaacaaatataTCTTAAAGATAATATTCCTCTTTTTCGATCAAAGcttaatcattaaaaaaaaaaaacccggcAGTTTTGAACCTGGAGTTGAAAGTGACTCTTGAGTtgtcttatttaaaattttgaagtaaGATGAATTATATGAGAGATTGTCATAGTGTCATCTCTATTAGAGAATAGAGACTAGTTGAACCATGAATGGAAAGTGTGTATTGTTGAAAACTATGTCGTATCACAATtacatttactattcattgatcgcTTAGAAATCAAGATTTAAGGGATAGGAAGGAGAAACTATTTCATGTTAAGGAACAGTGCCTTAAGAGTAATTTCTTTAGGATAGTGCAATGGTATGAAATCAGAAATTCTTTTCAAGATTAACACAATTACAACAAATACGTGCACTCGTAAATATAGGTATATAGGTAGAACCTGATTTATAATTTGTTCAAACTAAAGAAAGTTGTAGAGGAAAAGAGATGATAAGAATGCTTGACGTTTCAATTGATGATTGTGAACTGATTAGGACATTACTATTTAGAGCAGCTATATTTGTGATTTTTGGGGTAGTTTTTGCAGACCAAAAAACTTGAGGGGAGGTTTTTAACAAATGGGATGAGtgattttggtttttttttttttttccttgcaagCATTGGTTTTTGGGTGGAGCCTATGAATTGGGAATTAATTTGAGAAAAGTATACTACATGTGCGTTGGGCGCACCTGTTGCGCGTAGCTGGCGTGTGTAGTGCACGTGCCAGCTAGGTGCgtaaatacataattattttattttatttttttttacttttttgttttcaattttttgttttttctttttcctttttttttcctatacCCTCT
It includes:
- the LOC116010716 gene encoding uncharacterized protein LOC116010716, with the translated sequence MVIGGILVRIGEFIGKLGIACACLKSLEAWVSKIYEHSIWPCWENRLGRFLIKPNSLVAKIYKARYFPKSSFIDATLGNCPSFCWRSIMASHDMVCNGVRRRIGDGKSTLIWGHPWLPDDPTPMIHCPMPPTLNGSLVSGLINEDTGSWDHSILWDIFLPSDVNRITKIPISPVYEDSWFWHGDPRGCYTVKGGYRYLLGEVEVNPSCPKCGLANEDVMHALVLCDYSHLVWHEASLPLSSIPGDNFCLWFSNALTILTEENVGLAVAVLYNICRARNTAASSALHAWKEVHCHATPAAHTLPNTQQAPIDAVALPSTNRRRCFFDAGHHAGSMRSTFGAVLLSHDGEFIMACASLLPDCFTTLIAEAAACREVLAWLRRKDVGDVHLFTDCLQLRQGLAAKDSSNRSYAGLIIDACKEAMSTFSYCRVDWVARSANTIAHSLATLAFSSTDFDVLGLCPARLYF